In the Candidatus Electrothrix sp. GW3-4 genome, one interval contains:
- a CDS encoding HAD family hydrolase — protein sequence MKRKEENGLYIALISIHGLIRENDLELGRDPDTGGQTRYVRDLAYALGQHKDVDRVDLVTQRIEDEAVSEDYAQAVEPLNEHAQIVRINIGTEGYTRKEELWEYLDIFADNLLAFFQEQERFPNILHSHYADAGFVGARLANLTGIPLVHTGHSLGRDKRLRLLAAGMQKEEIESRYNISRRIEAEEEVLATAELVVTSTRNEIEDQYEHYDFYHPDRMVVIPPGADLNQFYPPTSKRKSPFLKAVRPFLRKERKPIILALSRPDERKNIKTLIHAYGQSARLRKMANLVIIAGNRDDIRDMDEGSQQVIQELLLLIDFYDLYGKVALPKHHKAEEVPEIYRMCAASGGVFINPALTEPFGLTLLEAAATGCPLLATENGGPVDIIENCQNGLLFDPLDAKQLVRHLVQILSERSFWQALQRNGLEGVRKHYSWQAHVKKYLKRITPLVKVKPVLDRREEPYQKKIRPATKAVFSDLDQNLIGSSAGRKELIQLIRNNRKKMLFGIATGRTRDSALATMVQKKIPRPDVLITGLGTSIYYGRNLLPDLTWRHHLDYLWTPVTLKRILADTPGLRLQPRERQGEFKLSYFYDEEKAPSIEELNVHLRQHDLTVNLSLAFGQYLDIVPVRASKGLALRYVAHRLEIPLENILVAGGSGADEDMMRGNTRAVVVGNRHHEELSDIDELDGVYFAKGSYAHGVVEGIEHYDFLAEDEEQSSEESA from the coding sequence ATGAAGCGGAAAGAAGAGAACGGTCTTTATATCGCCCTGATAAGTATTCACGGCCTGATACGGGAAAATGACCTGGAATTGGGACGAGACCCGGATACCGGTGGCCAGACCCGTTATGTTCGGGACCTGGCCTATGCGCTGGGGCAGCACAAGGATGTGGACCGGGTTGATTTGGTCACCCAGCGGATTGAGGATGAGGCGGTAAGCGAGGATTATGCGCAGGCTGTGGAACCCCTTAACGAGCATGCGCAGATTGTCCGGATCAATATTGGCACGGAAGGGTATACCCGCAAAGAAGAGCTCTGGGAGTACCTGGATATCTTTGCCGATAACCTGTTGGCCTTTTTTCAGGAACAGGAGCGCTTCCCAAACATCCTCCATTCACATTATGCTGATGCGGGTTTTGTCGGCGCTCGGCTCGCCAACCTTACCGGTATCCCCTTGGTTCATACAGGCCATTCTTTAGGCAGAGATAAGAGGCTGCGTCTGCTTGCAGCAGGTATGCAAAAGGAGGAGATCGAATCCCGCTATAATATCTCCCGGCGCATTGAAGCGGAAGAGGAGGTCCTGGCCACTGCGGAACTGGTGGTTACCAGTACCCGCAATGAGATTGAAGACCAGTATGAACACTATGATTTCTATCATCCTGATCGGATGGTGGTTATCCCACCTGGTGCAGACCTCAATCAATTCTACCCCCCCACTTCCAAGCGAAAGTCTCCTTTTCTCAAAGCGGTTCGTCCTTTTTTGCGTAAGGAAAGAAAACCGATTATCCTTGCCCTGTCCCGTCCTGATGAGCGCAAGAATATCAAGACCCTGATTCATGCCTATGGGCAGTCGGCACGGCTGCGTAAGATGGCGAACCTGGTCATCATAGCTGGAAATCGGGACGACATCCGGGATATGGACGAGGGCTCGCAGCAGGTCATTCAGGAGCTCTTGTTGCTTATTGATTTCTACGATTTGTACGGCAAGGTGGCCCTGCCCAAACATCATAAGGCCGAGGAGGTACCGGAGATCTACCGGATGTGCGCAGCCTCTGGTGGTGTCTTTATCAACCCTGCCTTGACCGAGCCCTTTGGTTTGACCCTGCTGGAGGCGGCAGCCACCGGTTGTCCGCTGCTGGCCACGGAAAACGGTGGGCCGGTCGATATCATTGAAAACTGTCAAAACGGCCTGCTTTTTGACCCACTTGATGCAAAACAACTTGTTCGTCATCTGGTGCAAATCCTCAGTGAACGCTCTTTTTGGCAGGCCCTGCAGCGAAATGGCCTGGAGGGGGTGCGGAAACATTATTCCTGGCAGGCCCATGTCAAAAAATACCTGAAACGGATTACCCCCCTGGTCAAGGTCAAGCCCGTGCTTGATCGTCGGGAGGAGCCGTATCAGAAGAAGATCAGGCCCGCGACCAAGGCAGTGTTCTCTGATCTGGACCAAAACCTGATCGGAAGTTCAGCTGGCCGCAAGGAGCTGATCCAGTTGATCAGAAATAATAGAAAAAAAATGCTTTTCGGTATTGCCACCGGTCGTACCCGGGACTCCGCCTTAGCCACTATGGTACAGAAGAAGATCCCCCGGCCCGATGTGTTAATCACTGGCCTGGGTACTTCGATCTATTATGGTCGTAACCTCCTCCCTGATCTGACCTGGCGGCACCACCTGGATTATCTCTGGACCCCGGTTACCCTGAAAAGGATCCTGGCCGATACGCCAGGGCTCCGTCTTCAACCACGAGAAAGGCAGGGGGAATTTAAGCTTTCCTATTTTTATGACGAGGAGAAAGCGCCTTCTATAGAGGAGCTCAATGTCCATTTACGACAGCACGACCTAACCGTAAACCTGAGTCTGGCCTTTGGCCAATATCTGGACATCGTACCGGTACGGGCCTCTAAGGGACTTGCCCTGCGTTATGTTGCCCATCGTCTTGAGATCCCCCTGGAAAATATTCTGGTTGCCGGTGGATCCGGGGCAGACGAAGACATGATGCGTGGAAATACCCGGGCCGTGGTGGTGGGTAATCGCCATCATGAGGAGCTCTCAGATATTGATGAGCTGGACGGCGTCTATTTTGCCAAAGGATCCTATGCCCATGGGGTCGTTGAGGGGATTGAGCATTATGATTTCCTTGCTGAGGACGAGGAACAGTCGTCAGAGGAGAGTGCATGA
- a CDS encoding HAD-IIB family hydrolase, which translates to MKLLVCTDLDRTLLPNGPQEESPEARPAFAALAGDPRVRIAYVTGRSIRLTEEAIEEYRVPLPDILIADVGTTICSWGQGIWRHDAGWETLLGRDWQQTDSGGLADLLRGLPGLHIQEEDRMTRFKLSYYAEADVDQEHLTRFIKAILAEQGIQASIIWSHDEVADQELLDILPASADKYQALQFLRQQMGYSLKEMLFSGDSGNDLEVLASEIPAVLVANARQAVAEQAQAMAAAAGNSAGLYLAQGGFQGMNGCYSAGILEGVAHYYPEIFQDAR; encoded by the coding sequence ATGAAGTTGCTTGTCTGTACAGATTTGGATCGTACCCTCCTGCCGAACGGTCCCCAAGAGGAATCGCCCGAGGCCCGGCCCGCCTTTGCTGCCCTGGCAGGAGACCCGCGCGTTCGTATCGCCTATGTGACCGGGCGCAGTATCCGACTGACCGAAGAGGCTATTGAGGAGTACCGGGTGCCTCTTCCTGATATTCTCATTGCTGATGTCGGGACGACAATCTGTTCCTGGGGGCAGGGGATATGGCGTCATGATGCGGGCTGGGAGACCCTGCTCGGCAGGGACTGGCAGCAAACCGACAGCGGCGGACTGGCTGACCTGCTGCGCGGCTTGCCTGGTCTGCATATTCAGGAGGAGGATCGAATGACCCGCTTCAAGCTCAGTTATTACGCGGAGGCAGATGTGGACCAGGAACATCTTACCCGTTTCATCAAGGCCATTCTGGCGGAGCAGGGGATTCAGGCCTCAATCATCTGGAGTCATGATGAGGTGGCCGATCAGGAGCTGTTGGATATCCTGCCTGCGAGTGCTGATAAGTATCAGGCCCTCCAGTTCCTCCGCCAGCAGATGGGCTACTCCCTCAAGGAGATGCTTTTTTCTGGAGACAGCGGCAACGATCTGGAGGTGCTGGCCAGTGAGATCCCGGCGGTCTTGGTGGCCAATGCCCGGCAGGCGGTGGCAGAGCAGGCCCAGGCAATGGCAGCAGCAGCTGGGAATTCAGCCGGGCTCTACCTTGCCCAGGGTGGTTTTCAGGGCATGAACGGCTGCTACAGTGCCGGGATCCTGGAAGGGGTGGCCCATTATTATCCTGAGATTTTTCAGGACGCGCGGTAA
- a CDS encoding VOC family protein has translation MHYPLRLPLLLPFRGCAIFFAWASKMHGLSTGCSLASEWGAGIAENNLTERDGMQFKGINHLAMVTADMEATVRFWRDLMGLRLLNGFGEADFRQYFFEIDEQSCLSFFEWEGAERIAKKLHGQPASGPRAFDHLAFGLGSKEEVWALKDKLEAAGFACSDMIDHDFIHSVYSFDPNGIPIEFCYEVKGREIRRNPVLHDSDPPPAALEGAEPQPGIWPEVTEPTPEEEWEVKAGDGSGFFKK, from the coding sequence GTGCATTACCCACTTCGGCTTCCTTTGTTGCTTCCCTTCCGGGGGTGTGCTATATTTTTTGCCTGGGCAAGCAAGATGCACGGGTTGAGTACAGGTTGCAGCCTCGCTTCCGAGTGGGGAGCTGGCATTGCTGAGAATAATTTGACGGAAAGAGATGGAATGCAATTCAAGGGGATTAATCACTTGGCCATGGTGACGGCGGATATGGAGGCAACTGTCCGCTTCTGGCGGGATCTTATGGGGCTGCGATTGCTCAACGGGTTTGGTGAGGCAGACTTTCGTCAGTATTTTTTTGAAATCGATGAACAGAGCTGCCTGTCTTTCTTTGAGTGGGAGGGGGCCGAGCGCATCGCGAAAAAATTGCATGGACAGCCAGCCTCTGGTCCTCGTGCCTTTGACCATCTTGCCTTTGGGCTGGGGTCCAAGGAGGAGGTTTGGGCGCTGAAAGATAAGCTGGAGGCGGCAGGCTTTGCCTGTTCTGACATGATTGACCATGATTTTATCCATTCTGTGTACTCCTTTGATCCGAATGGCATTCCTATTGAGTTCTGTTATGAGGTGAAGGGGCGTGAAATTCGCAGGAATCCGGTTCTTCATGATTCCGATCCCCCTCCTGCTGCCCTGGAAGGTGCTGAACCGCAGCCGGGGATATGGCCTGAGGTCACTGAGCCCACACCTGAGGAGGAGTGGGAGGTCAAAGCAGGTGATGGCAGCGGGTTTTTTAAGAAATAG
- a CDS encoding sugar ABC transporter substrate-binding protein, producing MRYKKTSSLHSGYLFILLFFSTILLGCTPEAESNKQLITVWAHSGQEGERKVLMDQVQRFNEEFPDVHVELTLLPEGSYNSQLQSAALSHDLPDVIEFDGPFLYGYVWQNQLQPLDNLLPAAVQADLLPSIIKQGTMHDQLFAVGMFDSGLGMYGNKALLEAAGVRIPASVDDAWTEAEFNQVLNKLAAQDQDGAVLDLKANYRGEWFTYAFSPIIQSAGGDLIDRQDYLHAEPVLAGKEAVNAMTTLRDWFQQGSVDPNLDDAAFVEERVALSWVGHWEYPRYAKALGDKLVLLPLPDFGQGSKTGQGSWQWGINADTRHPEAAGQFLAFLLRPENILAMTEVNGAVPATKTAIARSPLYREGGPLRLFVDQLRQSSVERPRTPAYQVITSVFQQAFDEIRNGADVQKALHQAAAAIEQDITDSEGYRSVPRS from the coding sequence ATGCGCTATAAAAAAACGTCCTCCCTTCATTCCGGTTACCTATTTATTCTCCTGTTCTTTAGCACAATCCTTTTAGGTTGCACACCCGAAGCAGAGTCAAATAAGCAACTGATCACAGTCTGGGCCCACAGCGGTCAGGAGGGCGAGCGCAAAGTGCTCATGGATCAGGTGCAACGTTTTAACGAAGAATTTCCTGATGTCCACGTTGAACTCACCCTGCTACCGGAAGGTTCGTACAACTCCCAGCTCCAGTCTGCCGCCCTTTCCCATGACCTGCCGGATGTGATCGAATTTGACGGGCCGTTCCTGTACGGCTATGTCTGGCAGAATCAGCTCCAGCCCCTGGATAATCTCCTGCCTGCGGCGGTGCAGGCCGATCTCCTGCCGTCCATCATCAAACAGGGCACCATGCACGATCAGCTCTTTGCCGTGGGGATGTTTGACTCCGGCCTGGGCATGTACGGCAACAAAGCCCTGCTGGAGGCGGCAGGTGTCCGCATTCCCGCTTCAGTGGATGATGCCTGGACAGAGGCGGAGTTCAATCAGGTGCTGAACAAGCTGGCTGCTCAGGATCAGGACGGGGCTGTGCTGGATCTCAAGGCCAATTACCGGGGCGAGTGGTTCACCTATGCCTTTTCCCCGATTATTCAGTCTGCCGGTGGTGATCTGATCGACCGACAGGATTATCTCCATGCAGAGCCGGTGCTGGCCGGAAAAGAGGCGGTCAATGCCATGACAACCCTGCGGGATTGGTTTCAACAGGGCTCTGTTGATCCGAACCTGGATGATGCCGCCTTTGTCGAAGAGCGGGTCGCGCTTTCCTGGGTGGGGCATTGGGAATATCCCCGCTACGCAAAGGCACTGGGCGACAAGCTGGTGCTTCTGCCTCTGCCGGATTTCGGGCAAGGTTCAAAGACCGGCCAAGGTTCCTGGCAATGGGGGATCAACGCGGATACCCGCCATCCCGAGGCCGCAGGCCAGTTCCTCGCTTTTCTGCTTCGCCCGGAAAATATTCTGGCCATGACCGAGGTCAACGGGGCCGTACCTGCAACCAAGACCGCCATTGCCCGCTCGCCCTTGTACAGGGAAGGCGGCCCGCTCCGACTTTTTGTGGATCAGCTCCGGCAGAGCAGCGTGGAGCGGCCCCGCACCCCGGCCTATCAGGTCATCACCTCGGTCTTTCAGCAGGCCTTTGACGAAATCCGCAACGGCGCCGATGTGCAGAAAGCCCTACACCAGGCTGCCGCCGCCATTGAGCAGGATATTACCGACAGTGAAGGCTATCGTTCTGTTCCCCGTTCCTGA